One region of Oryza glaberrima chromosome 7, OglaRS2, whole genome shotgun sequence genomic DNA includes:
- the LOC127779652 gene encoding uncharacterized protein LOC127779652: MLTLSAMAGSAALASGSDGGTSERLGHDGCMTNEGEGARAQRWRRWRLASMRTGGDGVLDGWPLLCSSPSPPHHRRPPSFATANRVRRCLHTTRCRRLPPPPSGGHLAAVSAGDRCLDDSRRRGFDLWEGLALSSTFSTPRRWKEGILSAGGGALTSDAEVLLVLSMLPILLLLSAVALGSSVPNEHCAGLRSTESESLRRCGDVCCCADERLAHDTFVL, translated from the exons ATGCTCACCCTGAGCGCGATGGCAGGGAGTGCAGCTCTGGCCTCCGGGAGCGATGGCGGAACCAGTGAGCGGCTTGGGCACGACGGCTGCATGACAAACGAAGGTGAGGGAGCTAGGGCCcagcgatggcgacggtggcgcctTGCGTCGATGCGGACGGGAGGAGACGG AGTCTTGGATGGTTGGCCGCTTCTCTGCtcttccccttcgccgccgcatCACCGGCGTCCACCATCGTTTGCAACCGCGAACCGCGTCCGACGCTGCCTCCACACGACCCGCTGCCGGCGtctcccaccaccaccgtcgggCGGCCACCTAGCGGCGGTGTCCGCTGGAGATCGCTGCCTCGATGACTCCAGGAGGCGGGGCTTTGATCTGTGGGAGGGCCTCGCGCTGTCGTCGACCTTCTCTACTCCCCGGCGCTGGAAGGAAGGGATCCTCTCCGCAGGTGGAGGGGCACTGACATCCGATGCGGAggttctcctcgtcctctccaTGCTCCCCATCCTCCTGCTCCTCTCTGCGGTGGCGTTGGGAAGTTCGGTTCCTAACGAGCACTGTGCTGGCTTGAGATCGACGGAATCGGAGTCACTTCGCCGTTGCGGGGACGTGTGTTGTTGTGCAGATGAGCGTCTAGCTCACGACACGTTTGTGTTGTGA